A DNA window from Janibacter sp. A1S7 contains the following coding sequences:
- a CDS encoding arginine repressor: MIPATRPGRQARITELLREHAVRSQTELLALLAADGIEVTQATLSRDLLELRAEKVRIGRDLVYALPGEGGDRTPRAAVGRVEIDDRLRRLCEELLVTARTSAQLVVVRTPPGAANYLASAIDHARWPEVLGTIAGDDTIMVITGSPDEGRTLTDRLLGLTQTAPDSQETP; encoded by the coding sequence ATGATCCCCGCGACCCGACCCGGACGACAGGCGCGCATCACCGAGCTGCTGCGCGAGCACGCCGTGCGCAGCCAGACCGAGCTGCTCGCGCTGCTCGCCGCCGACGGCATCGAGGTCACCCAGGCGACCCTGTCGCGGGACCTGCTCGAGCTGCGGGCCGAGAAGGTGCGCATCGGTCGGGACCTCGTCTATGCGCTTCCCGGCGAAGGGGGTGATCGCACCCCGCGGGCCGCCGTGGGCCGGGTCGAGATCGACGACCGTCTGCGGCGACTGTGCGAGGAACTGCTGGTCACCGCACGCACCAGCGCCCAGCTCGTCGTCGTGCGCACGCCGCCCGGTGCCGCAAACTACCTCGCCTCGGCCATCGACCACGCGCGGTGGCCGGAGGTGCTCGGCACGATCGCCGGGGATGACACCATCATGGTGATCACCGGCTCGCCCGACGAGGGGCGAACCCTGACCGACCGACTGCTGGGCCTGACCCAGACCGCCCCCGACAGCCAGGAGACACCGTGA
- the argB gene encoding acetylglutamate kinase, giving the protein MHSDTTLRGAIDAAALRVARSKATTLVEALPWLEQFRGALVVIKYGGNAMTDETLKAAFAKDIVFLRYAGLRPVVVHGGGPQIQTMLDRLGLASEFKGGLRVTTPEVMDVVRMVLTGQVGRELVGLLNQHGPVAVGMSGEDAGLFGGRRRQLHVDGESVDIGLVGDVESVDPGAVLDILDAGRIPVVSTIAPDLDVDGQVLNVNADTAASALAVALQAQKLVVLTDVEGIYAHWPDRDSLLSHLSVSGARDLLDRVDTGMIPKLEACIRAVTKGVPQAHVVDGRQPHSMLLEIFTSEGFGTMIVPDEPRPTDTGGDAEGEGSPS; this is encoded by the coding sequence ATGCACTCGGACACCACCCTGCGCGGCGCCATCGACGCCGCGGCACTGCGCGTGGCCCGGAGCAAGGCGACGACACTCGTCGAGGCGCTGCCCTGGCTCGAGCAGTTCCGCGGGGCGCTCGTCGTGATCAAGTACGGCGGCAACGCGATGACCGACGAGACGCTCAAGGCGGCCTTCGCCAAGGACATCGTCTTCCTGCGCTACGCCGGTCTGCGTCCGGTGGTCGTCCACGGCGGTGGTCCCCAGATCCAGACGATGCTCGACCGCCTCGGCCTGGCGAGCGAGTTCAAGGGCGGGCTGCGCGTCACCACCCCCGAGGTGATGGATGTCGTGCGCATGGTGCTCACCGGCCAGGTCGGTCGTGAGCTCGTCGGCCTGCTCAACCAGCACGGCCCCGTCGCGGTGGGCATGTCCGGTGAGGACGCCGGGCTCTTCGGCGGCCGCCGCCGCCAGCTCCACGTCGACGGCGAGAGCGTGGACATCGGGCTCGTCGGTGACGTCGAGTCCGTCGATCCCGGGGCAGTCCTCGACATCCTCGACGCCGGCCGCATCCCCGTCGTGTCGACGATCGCCCCTGACCTCGACGTCGACGGCCAGGTGCTCAACGTCAACGCGGACACCGCGGCCTCTGCGTTGGCCGTGGCCCTGCAGGCCCAGAAGCTCGTCGTCCTCACCGACGTCGAGGGCATCTACGCGCACTGGCCCGACCGCGACTCGCTCCTGTCCCACCTGAGCGTCTCCGGTGCCCGTGACCTGCTCGACCGGGTCGACACCGGCATGATCCCCAAGCTCGAGGCCTGCATCCGTGCCGTGACGAAGGGAGTGCCGCAGGCTCACGTCGTCGACGGACGCCAGCCGCACTCGATGCTGCTCGAGATCTTCACCTCGGAGGGATTCGGGACGATGATCGTGCCCGATGAGCCCCGCCCCACGGACACCGGCGGCGACGCAGAAGGAGAGGGCAGCCCCTCATGA
- a CDS encoding acetylornithine transaminase, with protein sequence MTTISPDQQALLERYRASHIGVFGLPGLVLSHGDGAYVWDIDGNRYLDLLGGIAVNALGHGHPELVAAISQQAGAAVHVSNFFTTPAQIGAAEALLRVAQAPEGSGVFFANSGSEAVETAIKLSRRTGRTGIVAAAGAFHGRTTGAVSLTHKEAYRAPFEPLLPGVTHVPAGDLDALRAAVGPETAMVLLEPIQGEAGVVPTPTGYLAEAREITREAGALLVLDEIQTGVGRTGAWFAHQLEGVVPDAMTVAKGLGGGVPIGGLVTFGPEVTGLLTAGQHGSTFGGNPLACSAALAVIATIESEGLIDHAVQAGEFLAERVTSLGHPLVTDVRGAGLLRAIRLAEPIAPAVAATCRSRGFIVNPVAPDTLRLAPPLIITTDQLATFVDALPAILDEAAEPTPETP encoded by the coding sequence ATGACCACCATCTCCCCGGACCAGCAGGCACTCCTGGAGCGGTACCGTGCCAGCCACATCGGCGTCTTCGGTCTGCCCGGCCTCGTGCTCTCGCACGGCGACGGTGCCTACGTGTGGGACATCGACGGCAACCGTTACCTCGACCTTCTCGGCGGCATCGCCGTCAACGCCCTCGGGCACGGCCACCCGGAGCTGGTGGCCGCGATCTCGCAGCAGGCCGGTGCCGCCGTGCACGTGAGCAACTTCTTCACCACGCCCGCGCAGATCGGGGCGGCCGAGGCCCTGCTGCGCGTCGCACAGGCGCCCGAGGGCTCGGGTGTCTTCTTCGCCAACAGCGGCTCCGAGGCGGTCGAGACGGCCATCAAGCTCTCCCGGCGTACGGGCCGCACCGGCATCGTCGCCGCGGCCGGTGCCTTCCACGGGCGCACCACGGGGGCGGTGAGCCTGACCCACAAGGAGGCCTACCGTGCCCCCTTCGAGCCGCTCCTGCCCGGGGTCACGCACGTGCCTGCGGGAGACCTCGACGCGTTGCGCGCCGCCGTCGGACCGGAGACCGCGATGGTGCTGCTCGAGCCGATCCAGGGCGAGGCGGGCGTGGTCCCGACCCCGACCGGCTACCTGGCCGAAGCCCGCGAGATCACCCGCGAGGCCGGAGCCCTGCTCGTCCTCGACGAGATCCAGACCGGGGTCGGTCGCACCGGAGCATGGTTCGCCCACCAGCTCGAGGGTGTCGTCCCGGATGCGATGACCGTGGCCAAGGGGCTGGGGGGCGGGGTGCCGATCGGGGGGCTGGTCACCTTCGGGCCCGAGGTCACCGGGCTGCTCACCGCCGGCCAGCACGGATCGACCTTCGGCGGCAACCCCCTGGCCTGCAGTGCCGCCCTGGCCGTCATCGCGACGATCGAGTCGGAGGGGCTGATCGACCACGCCGTGCAGGCGGGGGAGTTCCTCGCCGAGCGGGTCACCTCCCTCGGGCACCCACTGGTCACGGACGTGCGCGGAGCCGGCCTGCTGCGCGCGATCCGGCTGGCCGAGCCGATCGCCCCGGCCGTCGCTGCCACGTGTCGCTCCCGCGGCTTCATCGTCAATCCCGTCGCGCCCGACACGCTGCGTCTGGCGCCGCCCCTGATCATCACCACCGACCAGCTCGCCACCTTCGTCGACGCCCTCCCGGCGATCCTCGACGAGGCAGCCGAGCCGACCCCGGAGACGCCATGA
- the argF gene encoding ornithine carbamoyltransferase: MTTRHLLADDDLTPHEQSGVLDLAQRLKAERHARQPLAGPQAVALIFDKPTLRTQLSFAAGVAELGGHPVSVDGALAQIGTRESVADVARVVGRQVSAIVWRTHGQDRLEELAAHVDVPVVNALTDEYHPCQLLADLLTIREHKGGTTGRTLAYVGDGANNMAHSYLLACATAGMHVRIGTPGSHQPDGEILARARTIAAGQGGSVRITDDPVGAVTGADVVATDTWVSMGKEGEKGDRTGETSPFAPFAVTRELLGHAAGDAIVLHCLPAYRGLEIEAEVIDGDQSVVWDEAENRLHAQKALLTFLLTASS, translated from the coding sequence ATGACCACCCGACACCTGCTCGCCGACGACGACCTCACCCCGCACGAGCAGTCCGGTGTGCTCGACCTGGCGCAACGACTCAAGGCAGAGCGCCACGCCCGGCAGCCCCTGGCCGGCCCTCAGGCCGTCGCGTTGATCTTCGACAAGCCGACGTTGCGCACCCAGCTCTCCTTCGCCGCGGGTGTGGCCGAGCTGGGGGGCCACCCGGTGTCCGTCGACGGCGCCCTGGCCCAGATCGGGACGCGTGAGTCCGTCGCCGACGTCGCCAGGGTCGTCGGTCGCCAGGTGAGCGCCATCGTGTGGCGTACCCACGGTCAGGACCGCCTCGAGGAGCTCGCTGCCCACGTCGACGTCCCGGTCGTCAACGCGCTCACCGACGAGTACCACCCCTGCCAGCTGCTCGCCGATCTGCTGACGATCCGTGAGCACAAGGGCGGCACCACGGGACGCACGCTCGCCTACGTCGGTGACGGGGCGAACAACATGGCCCACTCGTACCTGCTCGCGTGTGCCACGGCCGGGATGCACGTGCGCATCGGGACCCCCGGCTCCCACCAGCCGGACGGCGAGATCCTCGCCCGGGCCCGGACGATCGCCGCGGGGCAGGGCGGTTCCGTCCGGATCACCGACGACCCGGTGGGGGCGGTCACCGGCGCCGACGTGGTCGCGACCGACACGTGGGTGTCGATGGGCAAGGAGGGGGAGAAGGGCGACCGCACCGGCGAGACCTCGCCGTTCGCTCCCTTCGCCGTGACCCGGGAGCTGCTCGGGCACGCCGCCGGCGACGCGATCGTCCTGCACTGCCTGCCCGCCTACCGCGGCCTGGAGATCGAGGCCGAGGTCATCGATGGCGACCAGTCGGTCGTCTGGGACGAGGCCGAGAACCGCCTGCACGCCCAGAAGGCCCTGCTGACCTTCCTCCTGACCGCCTCGTCATGA